GGCAGCCTGACCGTGGCGCCTATCAAAAAGGACGGCACCATCGCCGTGCCGCTGCCGGTCATCAAGCACGAGGGCAGCAGCGCGGACCCGAATCGCCAATCCGGCCCGCATGCCCATTCCGTGACGATCGACGAATCGAACCGGATTGTGGTGGTCGCCGATTTAGGCCTCGACAAGCTGATGATCTATTTGTTCAGCCCGAAATTCGGCGCGGTCGGTCCGCATGAATTGCAGCCGGAAGTTGATTTGGCCCCCGGCGCCGGCCCGCGGCATTTCGCCTTCCACCCGAGCGGCAATCACGCCTACGTCATCAACGAGCTGGATTCCACGATCACGGCGCTCGCCTACGACGGCAAGGAGGGCACGTTCCGCAAGTTGGACACGGTTTCCACGCTCCCCAAGGGGGGCCACGAAGGCAACAGTACCGCCGACATCCACGTCCATCCGAACGGCAAATGGCTCTACGGTTCCAATCGCGGTCACGACAGCATTGCCATGTTCTCGGTCGAAAAAGGAACCGGCAAGCTGACAGCGATGGGCCATGAAAAAACCGGCGGCAAAACGCCGCGCAATTTCGCCATCGATCCTACGGGCCGCTTCCTGTTGGCCGAAAACCAGGATTCCGACACGATCCGCGTCTTCAAGATCGATCAGGAAACCGGCAAGCTCACAGCCACGGGACAGGACCTCGAAGTACCTTCGCCGGTCTGCATCCAAATGTTCCCCATCGACGGCGCGAGCGGCAAATTGAGATTGCCGGGCCGCTAGTCGTCGAACGTCCACGCCAACTCGAAGC
This is a stretch of genomic DNA from Planctomycetia bacterium. It encodes these proteins:
- a CDS encoding lactonase family protein, producing MAAWQQWSVRLVLFFMLASLGADAQAQGSRRGRRNVSGGKARVYIGTYTGGKSQGIYRSELDLETGEMSPVELAAELENPSFLAIAPGNEYLYSVSELEEYDGQPGGGVASFKIDPDGGLTKLNEQPTDGGAPCYVAIDHTGRTLFCANYSGGSLTVAPIKKDGTIAVPLPVIKHEGSSADPNRQSGPHAHSVTIDESNRIVVVADLGLDKLMIYLFSPKFGAVGPHELQPEVDLAPGAGPRHFAFHPSGNHAYVINELDSTITALAYDGKEGTFRKLDTVSTLPKGGHEGNSTADIHVHPNGKWLYGSNRGHDSIAMFSVEKGTGKLTAMGHEKTGGKTPRNFAIDPTGRFLLAENQDSDTIRVFKIDQETGKLTATGQDLEVPSPVCIQMFPIDGASGKLRLPGR